A window of the Blattabacterium cuenoti genome harbors these coding sequences:
- the rsmG gene encoding 16S rRNA (guanine(527)-N(7))-methyltransferase RsmG produces MELIKKYFPNLLDQQIYRLSSLKNLYAYWNAHVNLVSRKTFHDFYQQHVLFCLGIAKVFSFYPGSCVMDLGTGGGFPGIPLSIVFPNTKFVLVDSIRKKIKIIEKIIYNLHLKNVFPIWIRAEKLENKFDFVVTRGVKKINIIHNWIKDKFKYKSNSIIKNGALYLKGGNLYNELKEFPHAIEYPLNHYFDEPFFITKKVIWISNI; encoded by the coding sequence TGTCTTCTTTAAAAAATTTATATGCGTATTGGAATGCACATGTGAATTTAGTTTCTAGAAAAACATTTCACGATTTTTATCAACAACATGTCCTTTTTTGTTTAGGAATCGCTAAAGTATTTTCTTTTTATCCTGGATCATGTGTTATGGATTTAGGTACAGGAGGTGGATTCCCTGGAATTCCTTTATCCATAGTTTTTCCTAATACAAAATTTGTATTAGTAGATTCTATTAGAAAAAAAATTAAAATTATAGAAAAAATTATATATAATCTTCATTTAAAAAATGTATTTCCTATTTGGATACGTGCAGAAAAATTAGAAAATAAATTTGATTTTGTGGTTACTAGAGGTGTAAAAAAAATAAATATCATCCATAATTGGATAAAAGATAAATTTAAATACAAATCCAATTCTATAATCAAAAATGGAGCTTTATATCTAAAAGGAGGAAATCTTTATAATGAATTAAAAGAATTTCCTCATGCCATAGAATATCCTTTAAATCATTATTTTGATGAACCGTTTTTTATAACTAAAAAAGTCATTTGGATTTCCAATATTTAA
- a CDS encoding amidohydrolase family protein, producing MNPKKIFIEKVKEKGGWVNAHAHLDRAYTLTKKNFKYSYFPLQKKWYLVDEMKRLATEEDIYIRMEKALEYFLMQGTQALCSFIDVDEIIEDRALKAAKKLKNNYGNSIHICFANQVLKGVLDKKSKYWFDQSIEFVDIIGGLPATDYGKEDEHLDILLQTAKKKEKIVHVHVDQFNTSQEKETEKLVKKTIEHGMQGKVVAIHSISLAAHARDYRYKIYQLMKKANLMVISCPIAWIDHTRSERLTPSHNSITPVDEMIPEGIIVAFGTDNICDIYKPFSDGNLWIELRVMLEACHYYDIDHLVKIATINGLRVLGLENK from the coding sequence ATGAATCCTAAAAAAATTTTTATAGAAAAAGTGAAAGAAAAAGGTGGATGGGTAAATGCTCATGCTCATTTAGATAGAGCTTATACTCTCACAAAAAAAAATTTCAAATATTCTTATTTTCCCCTTCAAAAAAAGTGGTATTTGGTTGATGAAATGAAACGTTTAGCTACAGAAGAGGATATTTATATCCGTATGGAAAAAGCCTTAGAATATTTTTTAATGCAAGGAACACAAGCTTTATGTTCTTTTATTGATGTAGATGAAATTATTGAAGATCGTGCCTTGAAAGCCGCTAAAAAATTGAAAAATAATTATGGAAATTCTATTCATATTTGTTTTGCTAATCAAGTTCTTAAAGGCGTATTGGATAAAAAATCAAAATATTGGTTCGATCAATCAATAGAATTTGTGGATATTATTGGTGGATTACCTGCTACAGATTATGGGAAAGAAGATGAGCATCTAGATATTTTATTACAAACAGCTAAAAAAAAAGAAAAAATTGTACATGTACATGTAGATCAATTTAATACTAGCCAAGAAAAAGAAACTGAAAAATTAGTAAAAAAAACGATTGAACATGGAATGCAAGGAAAGGTAGTAGCTATACATAGTATTTCTTTAGCGGCACATGCTAGAGATTATCGTTATAAAATATATCAATTAATGAAAAAAGCGAATTTGATGGTAATATCTTGTCCTATTGCTTGGATTGATCATACAAGAAGTGAACGTTTAACTCCTAGCCATAATTCTATTACTCCGGTGGATGAAATGATTCCTGAAGGAATTATAGTGGCATTTGGAACAGATAACATTTGTGACATCTATAAACCTTTTTCTGACGGAAATCTATGGATAGAACTACGAGTTATGTTGGAAGCTTGTCATTATTATGATATAGATCATTTGGTAAAAATTGCTACAATAAATGGATTAAGAGTATTAGGATTGGAAAATAAGTGA
- the lysS gene encoding lysine--tRNA ligase: MEDIHTNLSEQQIIRRKKLYQLKLLGINPYPSEEYVVTTTICNIRKNFTEKETISIAGRLMRLRILGKASFGEIKDHTGCMQIYFTQDHLFLSPDQIKKEDAYNVFLKKLIDIGDIIGVKGILFKTKMDEITIHVHQFTLLSKSIRPLPQVKMDKNKKIYDAFSNTEQRYRMRYVDLIVNDHVKEIFLKRTRIIKKIRNFFDKKGYLEVDTPILQSIPGGAIARPFETYHNTLGIPLYLRIANELYLKRLIIGGFHGVYEFSRNFRNEGMDRLHNPEFTVLELYVAYKDYYWMMNFTEKLMKCICNKFQKKENNHFNFQTPFPRIPILDSIKKYTGFDIKEMGKEELRKVCQKLHIEENIKMSKAKLIENIFEEKCEKNYINPTFIIDYPVEMSPLTKRHRYNENLSERFELIINGQEIANAYSELNDPIDQLDRLREQMKLRNTKNESISIDQDFIRALEFGMPPTAGIGIGIDRLVMLLTQEKSIQEVLFFPQMRPEKIGKK, from the coding sequence ATGGAGGACATACACACAAATTTATCAGAACAACAAATTATACGAAGAAAAAAACTATATCAACTGAAACTATTGGGTATCAATCCTTATCCTTCAGAAGAATATGTAGTAACTACGACCATTTGTAATATACGAAAAAATTTTACGGAAAAAGAAACTATAAGCATAGCTGGACGGTTAATGCGTTTGCGTATTTTAGGAAAAGCTTCTTTTGGAGAAATAAAAGATCATACGGGTTGTATGCAAATATACTTTACACAGGATCATTTATTTTTATCTCCGGATCAAATAAAAAAAGAGGATGCTTACAATGTTTTTTTAAAAAAACTTATAGATATAGGAGATATTATTGGAGTAAAAGGGATTTTATTTAAAACAAAAATGGATGAAATCACCATACATGTTCACCAATTCACTTTATTATCCAAATCTATACGACCTTTACCACAAGTCAAAATGGATAAAAACAAAAAAATATATGATGCTTTTTCTAATACAGAACAACGTTATCGTATGCGTTATGTTGATCTTATAGTCAATGATCATGTAAAAGAAATTTTTTTAAAACGGACTCGGATCATTAAAAAAATAAGGAATTTTTTTGATAAAAAGGGGTATCTAGAAGTAGATACACCTATTTTACAATCCATTCCTGGAGGAGCCATAGCTCGTCCTTTTGAAACGTATCATAATACACTGGGGATTCCATTGTATTTACGGATAGCTAATGAACTTTATTTGAAAAGATTGATTATTGGTGGATTTCACGGGGTATATGAATTCTCTAGAAATTTCAGAAATGAGGGAATGGATCGTCTTCATAATCCAGAATTTACTGTATTAGAACTTTATGTTGCTTATAAAGATTATTATTGGATGATGAATTTTACAGAAAAATTGATGAAATGTATCTGTAATAAATTTCAAAAAAAAGAAAATAATCATTTTAATTTTCAAACTCCTTTTCCTCGGATCCCCATATTGGATTCTATTAAAAAATATACAGGATTTGATATAAAAGAAATGGGAAAGGAAGAATTAAGAAAAGTTTGTCAAAAATTGCATATAGAAGAAAATATAAAAATGAGTAAAGCTAAATTAATTGAAAATATTTTTGAAGAAAAATGCGAAAAAAATTACATTAATCCTACTTTTATTATTGATTACCCCGTTGAAATGAGTCCTTTAACCAAGAGACATCGTTATAACGAAAATTTATCAGAACGTTTTGAACTTATCATAAATGGGCAAGAAATTGCTAATGCTTATTCAGAACTTAATGATCCTATTGATCAACTGGATCGTTTACGAGAACAAATGAAGTTAAGAAACACAAAAAACGAATCTATATCTATTGATCAAGATTTTATACGTGCTTTAGAATTCGGAATGCCTCCTACTGCAGGTATTGGAATTGGAATAGATCGCTTAGTAATGTTACTGACTCAAGAAAAATCAATTCAAGAAGTTTTATTTTTTCCACAAATGCGTCCAGAAAAAATAGGAAAAAAATAA
- the mtaB gene encoding tRNA (N(6)-L-threonylcarbamoyladenosine(37)-C(2))-methylthiotransferase MtaB — protein MLKKKVAFYTMGCKLNYAETSTIARKFSNLYYKHVTFKSYADIYVINSCSVTKNAEIEFKHIVRSARNINLKAFIIVIGCYAQLNPEAVSSIIGVDLVLGYEEKSKIIDYVNRKWFLKKKYYAKIISKKTYFPSFSIGDRTRSFLKIQDGCDYKCSYCIIPISRGPSRSESIENILKNIRFLFNKGVKEIVLTGVNIGDYGKNIYGENRRLYTFFDLIQAIDQIQEKEKGRIRLSSIEPNLLKNECIEFLSKSKHFVPHFHIPFQSGSNDILGKMHRRYRRELYQEKVKKIRYLMPDAYIGSDLIVGFPGETHKHFLDTYHFLKKLEISSLHIFTYSTRPNTKSSTIQDNVSKKIQWKRNQVLRVLSKKKYRFFCKKQIHTKKTVLFEKNYHNKEYLYGYTENYIRTKIALNSYNSSIYENTLQDVLMKKVDKDGIMIAEPIN, from the coding sequence ATGTTGAAAAAAAAAGTAGCATTTTATACCATGGGATGTAAACTAAATTACGCAGAGACCTCAACCATAGCAAGAAAGTTTTCTAACTTATATTATAAACATGTTACTTTCAAGAGTTATGCAGATATTTATGTGATCAATAGTTGTTCTGTCACAAAAAATGCAGAAATTGAATTTAAGCATATTGTCCGTTCTGCTAGAAATATCAATTTGAAAGCTTTCATTATAGTAATAGGATGTTATGCTCAATTAAATCCTGAAGCCGTATCTTCTATTATTGGAGTCGATCTCGTTTTAGGCTATGAAGAAAAATCTAAAATCATAGATTATGTTAATAGAAAATGGTTTTTGAAAAAAAAATATTATGCAAAAATTATTTCAAAAAAAACTTATTTTCCATCGTTTTCCATTGGAGATAGAACTCGTTCTTTTTTAAAAATACAGGATGGATGTGATTATAAGTGCAGTTATTGCATCATTCCTATATCAAGAGGCCCCTCTCGTTCTGAGAGTATAGAAAATATATTGAAAAATATTAGATTTCTTTTTAATAAAGGAGTTAAAGAAATCGTGTTAACAGGTGTCAATATCGGAGACTATGGAAAAAATATATACGGAGAAAATCGACGGTTATATACATTTTTTGATTTAATACAAGCTATAGATCAAATACAAGAAAAAGAAAAAGGAAGAATACGTTTATCCTCTATAGAGCCTAATTTGTTAAAAAATGAATGTATTGAATTTTTATCTAAAAGTAAACATTTTGTTCCTCATTTTCATATCCCTTTCCAGTCTGGAAGCAATGATATTTTGGGAAAAATGCATAGACGTTATAGACGAGAACTTTATCAAGAAAAAGTAAAAAAAATTCGATATTTAATGCCAGATGCTTATATAGGTTCAGATCTTATTGTTGGTTTTCCTGGAGAAACACATAAACATTTTTTGGATACTTATCATTTTTTGAAAAAATTAGAAATTTCATCTTTACACATATTTACCTATTCTACTAGACCAAATACGAAATCCAGTACGATACAGGATAATGTATCTAAAAAAATACAATGGAAACGGAATCAGGTTTTGAGAGTTCTTTCAAAAAAGAAATATCGATTTTTTTGTAAAAAACAAATTCACACTAAAAAAACTGTTTTATTCGAAAAAAATTATCACAATAAAGAATATTTGTATGGATATACCGAAAATTATATTCGGACTAAGATAGCATTAAACTCATACAATTCTTCTATATATGAAAATACATTACAAGATGTATTAATGAAAAAAGTAGATAAGGATGGAATTATGATAGCCGAACCAATAAATTAA
- a CDS encoding peroxiredoxin: MNTLISKKAPNFTASAVLNGKEIVQYFTLEQFKGSKYVLLFFYPKDFTFVCPTEIYAFQEKIYDFEMRNVQIIAVSTDTEQSHWAWLQMPKKKGGIHGVTFPIVSDINKTISHNYGVLSGDWICNNEGLKATGELIAYRGLFLIDKEGVIRHILINDFPLGRNVNEAIRMIDALQYYENSGEVCPANWTKGKKAIKASHSGIEDYFSS, translated from the coding sequence ATGAATACATTAATTTCAAAAAAAGCGCCTAATTTTACGGCTAGTGCGGTATTAAATGGTAAAGAAATTGTACAATATTTTACTTTGGAACAATTTAAAGGAAGTAAATATGTTTTACTTTTTTTTTATCCTAAAGATTTTACTTTTGTATGTCCTACAGAAATATATGCATTTCAAGAAAAAATTTATGATTTTGAAATGAGAAATGTACAAATCATTGCGGTTTCTACGGATACAGAACAATCTCATTGGGCTTGGTTGCAGATGCCAAAAAAAAAAGGGGGAATACATGGGGTAACTTTTCCTATTGTTTCTGATATCAATAAGACTATATCTCATAACTATGGAGTGTTATCTGGAGATTGGATTTGCAATAATGAAGGATTGAAAGCAACGGGAGAACTTATTGCTTATAGAGGATTATTTTTAATAGATAAAGAAGGGGTCATAAGACATATTTTAATTAATGATTTTCCTTTAGGTAGAAATGTTAATGAAGCTATTCGTATGATAGATGCACTTCAATATTATGAAAACAGTGGAGAAGTCTGTCCCGCAAATTGGACAAAAGGAAAAAAAGCGATAAAAGCTAGCCATAGTGGAATTGAAGATTATTTTTCATCTTAG
- the dnaG gene encoding DNA primase, which produces MISKETIKKILSVSCIEDVIGDFIELKKSGLNYRGLSPFSNEKTPSLIVSPIKKIWKDFSSGKGGNIITFLIEHEHFTYEESLRFLAKKYDIKIDHIDKKHKKEEEEYEKLYLIQDYAKRFFIYQLHSTKEGNKNGLNYLIQKRGFDIRIIQKFELGYAPISWNRLTKTALKEGFKIQDIKKSGVTILKKYNHFFDCFRQRVMFPIHNLSGRVIGFGGRNIDSRHSIKYINSSESNIFQKSKILYGLFQAKINILKENFCYLVEGYTDVISLHQSGIKNVVSSSGISLTVDQVLLIKKFTKNIVLFYDGDRSGIKASLRGINMMLEQEMNLRILFISNGEDPDLISKKYSFSQLKDFVAKNSYNFVSFKQKIYERFHKDDPIKKSFLVKNILNSISKISNVIQKELYLQEASKVLNIRQEVLISELKRINENKAQKFSTVKVSPTFFSKKRNTILIIENKLIQLILNHGNKIIKKKEYNTTVLEEILRIFKCRNLRFSLKKNQEIFDKICLLRKKKDSSNFFYKENTKFYFLSKWDRKGIQVSSQEDHMNQYISDILLRYQSLYISKLIQKEIIHYQNYLSKDKNREVFIKKIIHLTNIKNELHKKLHRYV; this is translated from the coding sequence ATGATTTCTAAAGAAACTATAAAAAAAATACTTTCTGTTTCTTGTATAGAAGATGTTATTGGAGATTTTATCGAATTAAAAAAAAGTGGTTTGAATTATAGAGGATTAAGTCCTTTTTCTAATGAAAAAACACCTTCTCTTATAGTTTCTCCTATAAAAAAAATATGGAAAGATTTTAGTTCTGGAAAAGGAGGGAATATTATCACTTTTCTTATAGAACATGAACATTTTACTTATGAGGAATCATTACGTTTTCTTGCTAAAAAATATGATATAAAGATTGATCATATAGATAAAAAACATAAAAAAGAGGAAGAAGAATACGAAAAATTATACTTGATACAAGATTATGCAAAACGTTTTTTTATTTATCAATTACATTCTACCAAAGAAGGAAATAAAAATGGATTGAATTATTTAATTCAAAAAAGAGGTTTTGACATAAGAATAATTCAAAAATTCGAATTAGGTTATGCCCCTATTTCTTGGAATAGACTTACGAAAACTGCATTAAAAGAAGGATTTAAAATACAAGATATAAAAAAATCTGGGGTTACTATTTTGAAGAAATACAATCATTTTTTTGATTGTTTCCGTCAACGTGTGATGTTTCCAATACATAATTTATCAGGAAGGGTTATAGGTTTTGGAGGTAGGAATATTGATTCTAGACATTCCATTAAATACATTAATTCATCAGAGAGCAATATTTTTCAAAAAAGTAAAATTTTATATGGCTTATTTCAAGCTAAAATCAACATTCTAAAAGAAAATTTTTGTTATTTAGTGGAAGGATATACAGATGTTATTTCTTTACATCAATCTGGTATAAAAAATGTAGTTTCTTCTTCGGGCATTTCACTCACCGTGGATCAAGTCCTATTGATCAAAAAATTTACAAAAAATATTGTTCTTTTTTATGATGGAGATCGTTCTGGAATTAAAGCCTCTTTGAGAGGAATTAATATGATGCTAGAACAAGAAATGAATTTACGTATATTATTTATTTCTAATGGTGAAGATCCAGATTTGATATCCAAAAAATATTCTTTTTCTCAACTCAAAGATTTTGTAGCAAAAAATAGTTACAATTTTGTTTCCTTTAAACAAAAAATATATGAAAGATTCCATAAAGATGATCCCATTAAAAAATCATTCTTAGTTAAAAATATTTTGAATAGTATTTCAAAAATATCCAATGTTATTCAAAAGGAATTATACCTGCAAGAAGCTTCCAAAGTACTCAACATTCGTCAAGAAGTTCTGATTTCTGAATTGAAAAGAATAAACGAAAATAAAGCACAAAAATTTAGTACAGTTAAGGTCTCCCCCACGTTTTTTTCAAAAAAAAGAAACACTATTCTTATTATTGAAAATAAATTGATTCAATTAATTTTAAATCATGGAAATAAAATTATAAAAAAAAAAGAATATAACACAACGGTTTTAGAAGAAATATTGCGTATTTTTAAATGCAGGAACTTACGTTTTTCTTTAAAAAAAAACCAAGAAATATTTGATAAAATTTGCTTACTAAGGAAAAAAAAAGATTCATCAAATTTTTTTTATAAAGAAAATACAAAATTTTATTTTTTATCCAAATGGGATAGAAAAGGAATACAAGTTTCATCTCAAGAAGATCACATGAATCAATATATTAGTGATATTTTATTGAGATATCAATCTTTATATATTTCTAAATTGATTCAAAAAGAGATCATACATTATCAGAATTATCTTTCAAAAGATAAGAATAGAGAAGTTTTTATAAAAAAAATTATACATTTAACAAATATAAAAAATGAACTTCATAAAAAGTTACATAGATATGTCTGA
- the rpe gene encoding ribulose-phosphate 3-epimerase, which produces MKKIIAPSLLSANLAFLYRDIEMLNQSEADWFHIDIMDSSFVSNISFGFLFTKYVKKYAHKPMDVHLMILQPERYVEQLKACGADHLHIHYEACIHLNRTINDIKENGMKVGVAVNPHTPVFLLQDIINDIDFVLLMSVNPGYSGQKFIHKTYQKLEDIKDLILRKDSSALIEVDGGVNLENSSLLFKNGADILVAGTTIFSDSNPKKIIHRMKLGN; this is translated from the coding sequence ATGAAAAAAATTATAGCTCCATCCTTACTTTCAGCAAATTTAGCTTTTTTGTATCGTGATATAGAAATGCTGAATCAAAGTGAGGCAGATTGGTTTCATATTGACATAATGGATTCTTCCTTTGTTTCTAATATTTCTTTTGGATTCTTGTTTACTAAATATGTAAAAAAATATGCACATAAACCGATGGATGTTCATTTAATGATATTACAGCCAGAACGTTATGTTGAACAGTTAAAAGCTTGCGGAGCTGATCATTTACATATTCATTATGAAGCTTGTATTCATTTAAACCGAACAATTAATGATATTAAAGAAAATGGGATGAAGGTAGGCGTCGCTGTGAATCCACATACTCCAGTTTTTCTTTTACAAGACATTATTAATGATATAGATTTTGTTTTATTGATGAGTGTTAATCCTGGTTATAGTGGTCAAAAATTTATTCATAAAACATATCAAAAATTAGAAGATATTAAAGATTTAATATTAAGAAAAGATTCTTCTGCTCTTATAGAAGTAGATGGAGGAGTTAATTTAGAAAATTCTTCATTATTATTCAAAAATGGAGCAGATATATTAGTGGCAGGGACTACTATTTTTTCTGATTCTAATCCAAAAAAAATTATTCATAGAATGAAATTAGGAAATTAA
- a CDS encoding enoyl-ACP reductase FabI, protein MSYNLLKGKKGIIFGAFDENSIAWKVAERAYEEKASFVLTNTPASLRIGKIYELSHKTKSMVIPADATSIPDLNILFEKTLDHFEGKIDFLLHSIAMSMNIRKGLTYPSLNYEFLRKGWEISAVSYHKIMQTAWNKKAMNKWGSIVAITYIASQRSFPHYGDMSDYKSYLESITRNFGYHWGIKEKVRVNTVSQSPSITRSAKAIKGFNQLFILSEKISPLGNASAQDCANYIITLFSDLTRKVTMQNLYHDGGFSHTGISEAMIS, encoded by the coding sequence ATGTCTTACAATTTATTGAAAGGAAAAAAAGGAATTATATTTGGAGCTTTTGATGAAAATTCTATTGCTTGGAAGGTAGCAGAACGCGCTTATGAAGAAAAAGCATCTTTTGTATTAACCAATACACCAGCTTCTTTAAGAATAGGTAAAATTTATGAATTATCTCATAAAACAAAATCTATGGTGATTCCAGCAGATGCCACTTCCATTCCAGATCTTAATATTTTATTTGAAAAAACATTAGATCATTTTGAAGGAAAAATAGATTTTTTATTGCATTCCATAGCTATGTCTATGAATATCCGAAAGGGTTTAACTTATCCTTCTTTAAATTATGAATTTTTAAGAAAAGGATGGGAAATATCTGCTGTATCTTATCATAAAATTATGCAAACAGCTTGGAATAAAAAAGCGATGAATAAATGGGGTTCTATTGTGGCTATAACATATATTGCTTCTCAACGAAGTTTTCCACATTATGGAGATATGTCCGATTATAAATCCTATTTAGAAAGTATTACACGTAATTTTGGATATCATTGGGGAATCAAAGAAAAAGTAAGGGTGAATACTGTATCACAATCTCCTAGTATAACACGATCAGCAAAAGCTATTAAAGGTTTTAATCAACTTTTCATATTATCTGAAAAAATATCCCCGTTAGGAAACGCTTCTGCACAAGATTGCGCAAACTATATAATTACACTTTTTTCAGATTTAACAAGAAAAGTAACTATGCAAAATTTATATCATGATGGAGGTTTTTCTCATACTGGAATTAGTGAAGCTATGATTTCATAA
- the metK gene encoding methionine adenosyltransferase, which produces MAYLFTSESVSEGHPDKISDQISDSILDHFLAYDPNAKVAIETLVTTGQIILSGEVNSNTWVNVQKIARDILRKIGYTKNEYRFNADSCGVLSSIQEQSLDLLEAIHRSKKEEQGSGDQGIIFGYAVKETENYMPLSLEISHHILRELSFLRNEGEKMTYLRPDAKSQVTLEYSDDNVPVHIHAIVISTQHDEFDTKEKMHQRIVDDVKNILIPRVWKMNNIKNVKKLFTDKTKYYINTTGKFVTGGPHGDTGLTGRKIIVDTYGGRGSHGGGAFSGKDPSKMDRSGAYAARHIAKNLVAAGISDEILIQISYAAGIAEPIGIFVNTYGKSRIDNENIASNIKKIFDLRPYAIEKRLKLRKPIYEETSVYGHMGKTPKKVYKSFFDIEGNQKKQEVELFTWEKLDYLSVIKDIFSKNRYF; this is translated from the coding sequence ATGGCTTATTTATTTACCAGCGAATCTGTTTCAGAAGGTCATCCTGATAAGATTTCAGATCAAATATCTGACTCTATATTAGATCATTTTTTAGCGTATGATCCAAATGCAAAAGTAGCTATAGAAACTTTAGTCACCACGGGACAAATTATATTATCTGGAGAAGTCAATTCTAATACCTGGGTTAATGTTCAAAAAATAGCTCGTGATATTCTCAGAAAAATAGGATATACTAAAAATGAATACAGATTTAATGCAGATTCTTGTGGAGTTCTTTCTTCTATTCAAGAACAATCTTTGGATCTATTAGAGGCGATTCATAGATCAAAAAAAGAAGAACAAGGTTCTGGAGATCAAGGAATTATTTTCGGGTATGCGGTGAAAGAAACGGAAAATTATATGCCTTTATCATTAGAAATATCGCATCATATATTAAGAGAACTTTCATTTCTTAGAAATGAAGGGGAAAAAATGACTTATTTACGTCCAGATGCAAAATCTCAAGTAACTTTAGAATATTCTGATGACAATGTTCCGGTGCATATTCACGCTATTGTCATTTCTACTCAACATGATGAATTTGATACGAAAGAAAAAATGCATCAACGTATAGTTGATGATGTTAAGAATATTCTTATTCCAAGAGTTTGGAAAATGAATAATATAAAAAATGTAAAAAAATTATTTACGGATAAAACAAAATATTACATCAATACAACAGGAAAATTTGTCACGGGAGGACCTCATGGTGATACAGGTCTTACCGGAAGAAAGATTATAGTAGATACTTATGGAGGAAGAGGATCTCATGGTGGAGGAGCTTTTTCTGGAAAAGATCCATCTAAAATGGATAGATCTGGAGCTTATGCCGCTAGACATATAGCCAAAAATTTGGTAGCAGCAGGAATTTCAGATGAGATACTGATACAAATATCTTACGCTGCAGGTATTGCAGAACCCATAGGAATTTTTGTCAATACCTATGGTAAATCAAGAATAGATAATGAAAACATTGCGTCGAATATAAAGAAAATTTTTGACTTACGTCCTTATGCTATAGAAAAAAGATTAAAATTGCGTAAGCCAATATATGAGGAAACATCTGTGTATGGACATATGGGAAAAACTCCTAAAAAAGTGTATAAGTCTTTTTTCGATATAGAAGGGAATCAAAAAAAACAAGAAGTAGAACTTTTCACATGGGAAAAGTTGGATTATTTATCCGTTATAAAGGATATATTTTCAAAAAATAGGTATTTTTAG
- a CDS encoding bifunctional 3-deoxy-7-phosphoheptulonate synthase/chorismate mutase type II, protein MEKLNNSIDRSWIDKWNQPFIISGPCSAESEEQILETANRLNPSYVQVFRAGIWKPRTKPNNFEGIGRKGLEWLHKVKNSTGLMVATEIANAEHVKLAVSFGIDILWIGARSTASPFTIQEIADALEGEENKIILVKNPIHPDIELWTGALERLLGKGIRKLGVIHRGFYTYKNSKYRNQPNWNLLLNFRSLLPRIPIICDPSHICGNKEGILDIAKKAYHFQYEGLMVESHCDPDHAWSDAQQQITPENLLEMLKELTYVEKCDQKSKRSLDSFRILIDELDENIITLLSERMNVSKKLGSLKKASDIAIFQPSRWQDIMKKSLNFGKNLGISEELLEKIFKLLHQESIKIQNQIR, encoded by the coding sequence ATGGAAAAATTGAATAATAGTATAGACAGATCTTGGATTGATAAGTGGAATCAGCCTTTCATTATATCTGGGCCTTGCAGTGCAGAAAGTGAAGAACAAATATTAGAAACAGCCAATAGATTGAATCCTTCCTATGTTCAAGTATTTAGAGCTGGAATATGGAAACCGAGAACGAAACCCAATAATTTTGAGGGAATTGGAAGAAAAGGATTAGAATGGCTTCATAAGGTTAAAAATAGTACGGGATTAATGGTGGCAACAGAAATAGCAAATGCAGAACATGTGAAATTAGCCGTTTCTTTTGGAATAGATATTCTTTGGATAGGTGCTAGAAGCACAGCAAGTCCTTTTACAATTCAAGAAATAGCGGATGCTCTGGAAGGAGAAGAGAATAAAATCATTTTAGTAAAAAACCCCATTCATCCTGATATAGAATTATGGACCGGAGCTTTAGAACGTTTATTGGGAAAAGGAATTAGAAAATTAGGGGTCATACACCGTGGATTCTACACCTACAAAAACTCAAAATATCGCAATCAACCTAATTGGAATCTTTTGTTAAATTTTAGGAGCCTTCTTCCTAGAATTCCTATAATATGTGACCCTTCACACATTTGTGGAAATAAAGAAGGGATTTTGGATATAGCAAAAAAAGCTTATCATTTTCAATATGAAGGATTAATGGTAGAAAGTCATTGTGATCCTGATCATGCTTGGAGCGATGCTCAACAACAAATCACTCCCGAAAATCTTTTGGAAATGTTAAAAGAATTAACATATGTCGAAAAATGTGATCAAAAAAGTAAAAGATCTTTAGATTCTTTTAGAATTTTAATTGATGAACTAGATGAAAATATTATTACGCTTTTATCAGAAAGAATGAACGTTTCCAAAAAATTAGGATCTTTAAAAAAAGCTTCAGATATTGCTATTTTTCAACCCAGTAGATGGCAAGATATTATGAAAAAATCTCTTAATTTTGGTAAAAATTTAGGAATTTCTGAAGAATTACTTGAAAAAATTTTTAAACTATTACATCAAGAATCTATTAAAATTCAGAATCAAATTAGATAA